A window of Streptomyces gilvosporeus contains these coding sequences:
- a CDS encoding IclR family transcriptional regulator, whose product MARTIQSLERAAAMLRLLAGGERRLGLSDISSSLGLAKGTAHGILRTLQQEGFVEQDAVSGRYQLGAELLRLGNSYLDVHELRARALVWTDDLARSSGEAVYLGVLHQQGVLIVHHVFRPDDSRQVLEVGAMHPLHCTALGKVLSAYDPVAHSEATEAERPALTLRTVTDLDDFEKLLDLTRARGWAADVEETWDGVASVAAPIHDRRRMPVGAVGVTGAVERVCREGELRPEIVAAVRDCARAVSRDLGAGRF is encoded by the coding sequence ATGGCTCGCACCATCCAGTCGCTGGAGCGAGCGGCCGCAATGCTGCGGCTGCTCGCAGGAGGGGAGCGGCGGCTGGGGCTCTCCGACATCTCCTCGTCCCTGGGGCTGGCCAAGGGCACCGCCCACGGAATCCTGCGCACGCTCCAGCAGGAGGGCTTCGTCGAACAGGACGCGGTCTCGGGCCGCTACCAACTGGGCGCGGAGCTGCTGCGCCTGGGCAACAGCTATCTGGACGTGCACGAGCTGCGCGCCCGCGCGCTGGTGTGGACCGACGATCTGGCCCGTTCCAGCGGGGAGGCGGTCTATCTGGGCGTGCTGCACCAGCAGGGCGTCCTGATCGTGCACCACGTCTTCCGGCCCGACGACAGTCGGCAGGTGCTGGAGGTCGGGGCGATGCACCCGCTGCACTGCACGGCGCTGGGCAAGGTGCTCTCGGCGTACGACCCGGTGGCGCACAGCGAGGCCACGGAGGCCGAGCGGCCGGCGCTCACCCTGCGCACGGTCACGGACCTGGACGACTTCGAGAAGCTGCTGGATCTGACCCGGGCCCGCGGCTGGGCCGCGGACGTGGAGGAGACCTGGGACGGCGTCGCCTCGGTGGCCGCGCCGATCCACGACCGGCGGCGGATGCCGGTGGGTGCGGTGGGTGTCACCGGGGCCGTGGAGCGGGTCTGCCGGGAGGGTGAACTGCGGCCGGAAATCGTCGCTGCTGTGAGGGATTGCGCACGTGCGGTGTCAAGGGATCTTGGTGCAGGGCGCTTTTGA
- a CDS encoding MIP/aquaporin family protein produces MSSSDIFLSETIGTAVLLLMGGGVCAAVTFKRSKAHNAGWVAIAFGWGFAVLTGAYIAAKSGAHLNPAVTVAVAITGGIKWSQAPVYFAGEMFGAIIGAVLVYLAYYGQFRAHLTDPEVLKDHTTEEGLVDPKAAPKAGPVLGIFSTGPEIRNVVQNLVTEIIATIVLVLAILCLGLTKGVALSGIGVLLVALVVTGIGLSLGGPTGYAINPARDLGPRIAHALLPLPNKGGSDWGYAWIPVVGPLIGGAIAAGIYQVAFA; encoded by the coding sequence GTGTCCAGCTCCGACATCTTCCTCAGCGAAACAATCGGTACTGCCGTACTGCTCTTGATGGGTGGTGGCGTCTGCGCCGCCGTCACGTTCAAGCGCTCCAAGGCACACAACGCCGGATGGGTGGCCATCGCCTTCGGGTGGGGCTTCGCCGTCCTGACGGGCGCGTACATCGCCGCGAAGTCCGGCGCCCACCTCAACCCCGCGGTCACCGTCGCCGTCGCCATCACCGGCGGCATCAAGTGGAGCCAGGCGCCCGTCTACTTCGCGGGCGAGATGTTCGGCGCCATCATCGGCGCCGTCCTGGTCTACCTCGCGTACTACGGACAGTTCCGGGCGCATCTGACCGACCCCGAGGTGCTGAAGGACCACACCACCGAAGAGGGCCTGGTGGACCCGAAGGCCGCGCCCAAGGCCGGCCCGGTGCTCGGCATCTTCTCCACCGGCCCGGAGATCCGGAACGTGGTGCAGAACCTCGTCACGGAGATCATCGCCACCATCGTGCTCGTGCTGGCGATCCTCTGCCTCGGCCTGACCAAGGGCGTCGCCCTCTCCGGCATCGGTGTGCTGCTCGTGGCCCTGGTGGTCACCGGAATCGGTCTGTCGCTCGGCGGCCCGACCGGATACGCCATCAACCCGGCCCGCGACCTCGGTCCGCGCATCGCGCACGCGCTGCTGCCGCTGCCGAACAAGGGCGGTTCAGACTGGGGCTACGCCTGGATCCCGGTCGTCGGCCCGCTCATCGGCGGAGCCATCGCCGCTGGCATCTACCAGGTGGCGTTCGCATAA
- the glpK gene encoding glycerol kinase GlpK, whose protein sequence is MSDTPTTSSHGHGPFIAAIDQGTTSSRCIVFDKDGRIVSVDQKEHEQIFPKPGWVEHNATEIWTNVQQVVDSAVEKAGITAKDVKAIGITNQRETTVLWDKNTGEPVHNAIVWQDTRTDALCRELGRNVGQDRFRRETGLPLASYFAGPKIRWLLDNVEGLRERAERGDILFGTMDSWVIWNLTGGVNGGHHVTDVTNASRTMLMNLHNLEWDEKILASMDIPAAVLPEIKSSAEVYGTTASGALAGVPVASALGDQQAALFGQTCFAQGEAKSTYGTGTFMLMNTGHEPVNSYNGLLTTVGYRIGDQQPVYALEGSIAVTGSLVQWMRDQMGLINSAAEIETLASTVEDNGGAYFVPAFSGLFAPYWRSDARGVIAGLTRYVTKAHIARAVLEATAWQTREITDAMTKDSGVELTALKVDGGMTSNNLLMQTISDFLDAPVVRPMVAETTCLGAAYAAGLAVGFWSSTDELRANWRRAAEWTPRMEAATRDREYKNWLKAVERTMGWLDDES, encoded by the coding sequence ATGAGCGACACCCCCACCACCTCCTCGCACGGCCACGGCCCGTTCATCGCGGCGATCGACCAGGGCACGACCTCCAGCCGCTGCATCGTCTTCGACAAGGACGGCCGGATCGTCTCGGTCGACCAGAAGGAACACGAGCAGATCTTCCCGAAGCCGGGCTGGGTCGAGCACAACGCGACCGAGATCTGGACCAACGTCCAGCAGGTCGTCGACAGCGCCGTCGAGAAGGCGGGCATCACGGCCAAGGACGTCAAGGCCATCGGTATCACCAACCAGCGCGAGACCACCGTGCTCTGGGACAAGAACACCGGTGAGCCCGTCCACAACGCCATCGTCTGGCAGGACACCCGCACCGACGCGCTGTGCCGGGAGCTCGGCCGCAACGTCGGCCAGGACCGCTTCCGCCGCGAGACCGGCCTTCCGCTGGCCTCCTACTTCGCCGGTCCCAAGATCCGCTGGCTGCTCGACAACGTCGAGGGCCTGCGCGAGCGCGCCGAGCGCGGCGACATCCTCTTCGGCACGATGGACTCCTGGGTCATCTGGAACCTCACCGGCGGCGTCAACGGCGGCCACCACGTCACCGACGTGACCAACGCCTCGCGCACCATGCTGATGAACCTCCACAACCTGGAGTGGGACGAGAAGATCCTGGCGTCGATGGACATCCCGGCCGCCGTGCTGCCGGAGATCAAGTCCTCGGCCGAGGTCTACGGCACCACCGCCTCCGGCGCCCTCGCCGGCGTCCCGGTCGCCTCCGCCCTCGGCGACCAGCAGGCCGCGCTCTTCGGCCAGACCTGTTTCGCGCAGGGCGAGGCCAAGTCCACGTACGGCACCGGCACCTTCATGCTGATGAACACCGGGCACGAGCCGGTCAACTCGTACAACGGCCTGCTGACCACCGTCGGTTACCGCATCGGCGACCAGCAGCCGGTCTACGCCCTGGAAGGCTCCATCGCCGTCACCGGCTCGCTGGTGCAGTGGATGCGCGACCAGATGGGCCTGATCAACTCCGCGGCCGAGATCGAGACGCTGGCCAGCACCGTCGAGGACAACGGCGGCGCCTACTTCGTCCCGGCCTTCTCCGGCCTGTTCGCCCCCTACTGGCGCTCCGATGCGCGCGGTGTGATCGCGGGCCTGACCCGCTACGTCACCAAGGCGCACATCGCCCGCGCCGTCCTCGAGGCCACCGCCTGGCAGACCCGTGAGATCACCGACGCCATGACCAAGGACTCCGGCGTCGAGCTGACCGCACTCAAGGTCGACGGCGGTATGACCTCCAACAACCTGCTGATGCAGACCATCTCGGACTTCCTGGACGCCCCCGTGGTGCGCCCGATGGTCGCCGAGACCACCTGCCTCGGCGCTGCCTATGCGGCCGGACTGGCCGTCGGCTTCTGGTCCAGCACCGACGAGCTGCGCGCCAACTGGCGCCGGGCCGCCGAATGGACCCCCCGCATGGAAGCGGCCACCCGTGACCGCGAATACAAGAACTGGCTCAAGGCCGTGGAGCGGACCATGGGCTGGCTCGACGACGAGAGCTGA
- a CDS encoding glycerol-3-phosphate dehydrogenase/oxidase produces the protein MSTLQSVPALGTHPASGSTASRAETREQLSKATYDLLVIGGGILGISTAWHAAQAGLRVALVDAGDFAGATSSASSKLLHGGLRYLQTGAVKLVAENHFERRAVSREVAPHLANPLTFYLPVYKGGPHGAAKLGAGVFAYSALSAFGDGVGHVISPAKAARDVPELRTDNLKAVAVYGDDQMNDSRMALMTVRAAVAAGATVLNHAEVTGLRFTQGRVTGAELKDRLDGAEFGVSARLVLNATGPWVDHLRKMEDPNAAPSIRLSKGAHLVLKRTAPWKAALATPIDKYRITFALPWEDMLLLGTTDEEYEGDPADVAVNEKDTAQILDEAAFSIRDQQLSRDLITYSFAGLRVLPGGPGDTSKAKRETVVTEGSGGMLSVAGGKWTTFRHIGRTVMNKLAALPGHPLAEDMEPISRLPKKLPLPGIANPNAVAHRLLVDGGTPGPHMAPDTARHLATHYGSLSFDIARLANENPALAERIHPDAPEIWAQVAYARDHEWAETVDDVLRRRTTLTIRGLDTEDVRAKVKGMLND, from the coding sequence ATGAGCACCCTGCAGAGCGTCCCGGCACTTGGGACGCACCCGGCCAGCGGTTCCACCGCGAGCCGTGCCGAAACCCGGGAGCAGCTGTCCAAGGCGACGTATGACCTCCTGGTGATCGGCGGCGGCATCCTGGGCATCTCCACCGCCTGGCATGCCGCGCAGGCCGGGCTGCGGGTGGCCCTGGTGGACGCCGGCGACTTCGCCGGCGCCACCTCCTCCGCCTCCTCCAAGCTGCTGCACGGCGGTCTGCGCTACCTGCAGACCGGCGCGGTCAAACTGGTGGCGGAGAACCACTTCGAGCGGCGTGCGGTGTCGCGTGAGGTGGCACCGCACCTCGCCAACCCCCTGACCTTCTACCTGCCCGTCTACAAGGGCGGCCCGCACGGCGCGGCCAAGCTCGGCGCGGGCGTCTTCGCCTACTCGGCGCTGTCCGCGTTCGGCGACGGCGTCGGCCACGTCATAAGCCCGGCCAAGGCCGCCCGTGACGTGCCCGAGCTGCGCACCGACAACCTCAAGGCCGTGGCCGTCTACGGCGACGACCAGATGAACGACTCGCGCATGGCCCTGATGACCGTCCGCGCCGCGGTCGCGGCCGGTGCCACGGTCCTCAACCACGCCGAGGTCACCGGACTGCGCTTCACCCAGGGCCGGGTCACCGGCGCCGAGCTCAAGGACCGCCTCGACGGCGCGGAGTTCGGCGTCAGCGCCCGCCTGGTGCTCAACGCCACCGGCCCCTGGGTCGATCATCTGCGCAAGATGGAGGACCCCAACGCGGCCCCCTCCATCCGCCTGTCCAAGGGCGCGCACCTGGTCCTCAAGCGGACCGCTCCCTGGAAGGCCGCGCTGGCCACCCCGATCGACAAGTACCGCATCACCTTCGCCCTCCCCTGGGAGGACATGCTGCTGCTCGGCACCACCGACGAGGAGTACGAGGGCGACCCGGCCGACGTCGCGGTCAACGAGAAGGACACCGCCCAGATCCTGGACGAGGCCGCCTTCTCCATCCGCGACCAGCAGCTCAGCCGCGACCTGATCACCTACTCCTTCGCCGGTCTGCGGGTGCTGCCCGGCGGCCCCGGCGACACCTCCAAGGCCAAGCGCGAAACCGTCGTCACCGAAGGCAGCGGCGGGATGCTGTCCGTCGCCGGCGGCAAGTGGACGACCTTCCGCCACATCGGCCGCACGGTGATGAACAAGCTCGCCGCGCTGCCCGGCCACCCGCTGGCCGAGGACATGGAGCCGATCTCCCGCCTGCCGAAGAAGCTCCCGCTGCCCGGTATCGCCAACCCGAACGCGGTCGCCCACCGGCTGCTGGTCGACGGCGGCACCCCCGGCCCGCACATGGCCCCCGACACCGCCCGCCACCTGGCCACCCACTACGGGTCGCTGTCCTTCGACATCGCCCGGCTGGCCAACGAGAACCCCGCGCTCGCCGAGCGGATCCACCCCGACGCGCCGGAGATCTGGGCGCAGGTCGCCTACGCCCGCGACCACGAGTGGGCCGAGACCGTCGACGACGTGCTGCGCCGCCGTACGACGCTGACGATCCGCGGTCTGGACACGGAGGACGTCCGGGCCAAGGTGAAGGGCATGCTGAACGACTGA
- a CDS encoding FadR/GntR family transcriptional regulator, which translates to MAVTDEAIEKIKGMILSGALRPGDRLPKESELAAELGLSRNSLREAVRALCLIRILDVRQGDGTYVTSLDPRLLLEALSFVVDFHRDDTVLEFLAVRRILEPAATAMAAGRIAPAQLDALERQLTALGPAPSVEDLIACDLEFHRTIVAASGNSVLCSLLEGLSGPTTRARVWRGLTQKDAVARTLTEHRAILGALRDRDAQAAQAWATVHIASVEQWLRASL; encoded by the coding sequence ATGGCGGTCACCGACGAGGCCATCGAGAAGATCAAGGGCATGATCCTCTCCGGCGCGCTGCGGCCGGGCGACCGGCTGCCCAAGGAGAGCGAGCTGGCGGCCGAGCTGGGCCTGTCGCGCAATTCGCTGCGCGAGGCGGTGCGCGCGCTCTGCCTCATCCGGATCCTGGACGTCCGCCAGGGCGACGGCACCTACGTCACCAGTCTCGACCCCCGGCTCCTCCTCGAGGCCTTGAGCTTTGTGGTGGACTTCCACCGCGACGACACGGTGCTGGAGTTCCTGGCCGTGCGCCGGATCCTGGAACCGGCCGCGACGGCGATGGCCGCCGGCCGGATCGCTCCGGCGCAACTGGACGCGCTGGAGCGGCAGTTGACCGCGCTGGGCCCCGCGCCGTCCGTGGAGGATCTGATCGCCTGCGATCTGGAGTTCCACCGCACGATCGTCGCCGCCTCCGGCAACTCCGTGCTCTGCTCGCTGCTGGAGGGCCTGTCGGGCCCCACCACCCGGGCCCGGGTCTGGCGCGGTCTGACCCAGAAGGACGCGGTGGCCCGTACGCTCACCGAGCACCGGGCGATCCTCGGCGCCCTGCGCGACCGGGACGCGCAGGCGGCGCAGGCCTGGGCGACGGTGCATATCGCCAGCGTGGAGCAGTGGCTGCGGGCATCGCTGTGA
- a CDS encoding 3-oxoacyl-ACP reductase family protein codes for MTRTMTSASTSAATAARGRPLGGKVALVTGGSRGIGAEIALRLAADGAAVALTYHRRADLAERVVERIGQDGGQGWALRADSADPEQVHTAVAGVAERWGGLDILVNNAGINVVGPFEELSVADVDRVLRTNVRGPFLVTQAAVPHLREGGRIICIGSCLAERVVIPGSTLYATSKAALSGLTRTLARELGPRGITANLVQFGPIDTDMNPADGETAAAQASLTALGSYGRASDVAATVAHLAGEGGRYITGAALTVDGGFAA; via the coding sequence ATGACGAGGACGATGACGAGTGCTTCGACGAGCGCGGCGACGGCTGCCCGGGGGCGGCCGCTCGGCGGCAAGGTGGCGCTGGTGACCGGCGGCAGCCGGGGGATCGGCGCGGAGATCGCGCTGCGGCTGGCCGCCGACGGGGCCGCGGTGGCGCTGACGTATCACCGCCGCGCGGACCTGGCGGAGCGGGTGGTCGAACGGATCGGGCAGGACGGCGGGCAGGGCTGGGCGTTACGGGCGGACAGCGCGGATCCGGAGCAGGTGCACACCGCGGTCGCGGGGGTCGCCGAGCGGTGGGGCGGGCTCGACATCCTGGTCAACAACGCCGGTATCAATGTGGTCGGGCCGTTCGAGGAGCTCTCCGTGGCGGACGTCGACCGGGTGCTGCGGACCAATGTGCGCGGGCCGTTCCTGGTGACGCAGGCCGCGGTGCCGCATCTGCGCGAGGGCGGGCGGATCATCTGTATCGGCAGCTGTCTGGCCGAGCGGGTGGTCATCCCCGGCAGCACCCTCTACGCCACCAGCAAGGCCGCGCTGTCCGGCCTGACCAGAACGCTGGCCAGGGAACTCGGCCCGCGCGGGATCACCGCCAACCTCGTGCAGTTCGGCCCGATCGACACCGACATGAACCCCGCCGACGGCGAAACCGCCGCGGCACAGGCGTCGTTGACCGCGCTCGGCTCCTACGGGCGGGCGTCCGACGTCGCGGCGACCGTGGCCCATCTGGCGGGCGAGGGCGGACGGTACATCACGGGCGCCGCCCTCACCGTCGACGGCGGCTTCGCGGCCTGA
- a CDS encoding PAC2 family protein codes for MIELEGVPELIDPVMVAAFEGWNDAGDAASAAVAHLDREWKGEVFAALDAEDYYDFQVNRPTVFLDGGVRKITWPTTRLSVVRVGDTDGKGRRRDLVLVRGIEPSMRWRSFCNEILGFAHELGVEMVVVLGALLGDTPHTRPVPVTGVTSDADLATRLDLEESRYEGPTGIVGILQEACTHAGVPAVSLWAAVPHYVSQPPNPKASLALLNRLEDLLGISIPLGELSEDARAWQLGVDQLAAEDTEVAEYVQSLEEARDTAELPEASGEAIAREFERYLRRRDPQAGPGLASEGGVADGRDRDASYLRDTASGRTRPPRPVSKEPRESRESPEPREQHGPKSGEDKGRGTGTGGTGTGGTGTGGTTDTSDGAEPDAGPEDTEH; via the coding sequence GTGATCGAGCTCGAGGGGGTTCCCGAGCTGATCGACCCGGTCATGGTGGCCGCGTTCGAAGGCTGGAACGACGCCGGTGACGCCGCCTCCGCCGCGGTCGCGCACCTGGACCGGGAATGGAAGGGCGAGGTCTTCGCCGCGCTGGACGCGGAGGACTACTACGACTTCCAGGTGAACCGCCCGACCGTCTTCCTGGACGGCGGCGTTCGCAAGATCACATGGCCCACGACCCGGCTGTCCGTCGTCCGCGTCGGCGACACGGACGGCAAGGGGCGGCGGCGCGATCTCGTCCTGGTCCGCGGCATCGAGCCCAGCATGCGCTGGCGCTCGTTCTGCAACGAAATCCTGGGCTTCGCCCATGAGTTGGGCGTGGAGATGGTGGTGGTGCTGGGCGCGCTGCTCGGCGACACCCCGCACACCCGGCCGGTGCCGGTCACCGGCGTCACCTCCGACGCGGACCTGGCCACCCGCCTCGATCTGGAGGAGTCGCGCTACGAGGGCCCCACGGGCATCGTCGGCATCCTCCAGGAGGCGTGCACCCACGCGGGCGTCCCGGCGGTGAGCCTGTGGGCGGCGGTGCCGCACTACGTCTCCCAGCCGCCCAACCCCAAGGCCAGCCTGGCGCTGCTCAACCGTCTGGAGGACCTGCTCGGCATCAGCATCCCGCTCGGCGAGCTGAGCGAGGACGCCCGGGCCTGGCAGCTGGGCGTGGACCAGCTGGCGGCCGAGGACACCGAGGTCGCCGAGTACGTGCAGTCGCTGGAGGAGGCCCGGGACACCGCGGAGCTGCCGGAGGCGTCCGGTGAGGCCATCGCCCGCGAATTCGAGCGCTATCTGCGGCGCCGCGATCCGCAGGCCGGCCCGGGCCTGGCGTCGGAGGGCGGGGTCGCGGACGGCCGCGACCGCGACGCTTCGTATCTGCGCGACACCGCGAGCGGCCGTACGCGCCCGCCGCGGCCGGTGTCCAAGGAGCCGCGGGAGTCGCGCGAGTCACCGGAGCCGAGGGAGCAGCACGGGCCCAAGTCCGGTGAGGACAAGGGCCGGGGCACCGGGACCGGGGGCACCGGGACCGGGGGCACGGGGACCGGCGGCACCACGGACACCTCCGACGGCGCCGAGCCGGACGCCGGCCCGGAGGACACCGAGCACTGA
- the mshC gene encoding cysteine--1-D-myo-inosityl 2-amino-2-deoxy-alpha-D-glucopyranoside ligase — protein MHAWPASEVPALPGQGRDLRIHDTATGGRVTLDPGPVARIYVCGITPYDATHMGHAATYNAFDLVQRVWLDTKRQVHYVQNVTDVDDPLLERAVATGDDWTALAERETALFREDMTALRMLPPRHYIGAVESIPGIVPLVERLRDAGAAYELDGDIYFSVESDAHFGEVSGLDADAMRLLSAERGGDPEREGKKNPLDPMLWMAARDGEPSWDGGSLGRGRPGWHIECVAIALEHLGMGFDVQGGGSDLAFPHHEMGASHAQALTGEHPFAKAYVHAGMVALNGEKMSKSKGNLVFVSAVRRDGVDPAAIRLALLAHHYRADWEWTDAVLDEALERLGRWRAAVSRPDGPAAEALLEEIRTALADDLDSPAALAAVDRWAAAQQDGGGTDEGAPGLVSRAVDALLGVAL, from the coding sequence ATGCATGCATGGCCCGCTTCTGAGGTCCCCGCCCTGCCTGGCCAGGGCCGCGACCTGAGGATCCACGACACCGCGACCGGCGGACGGGTGACCCTCGACCCCGGTCCCGTCGCCCGTATCTACGTCTGCGGCATCACGCCCTACGACGCCACCCACATGGGGCACGCGGCGACCTACAACGCGTTCGACCTCGTTCAGCGCGTGTGGCTCGACACGAAGCGCCAGGTTCACTACGTGCAGAACGTCACCGACGTCGACGATCCGCTGTTGGAGCGGGCCGTGGCCACGGGCGACGACTGGACGGCGCTCGCCGAGCGCGAGACCGCCCTGTTCCGCGAGGACATGACGGCCCTGCGGATGCTGCCGCCCCGCCACTACATAGGCGCCGTCGAGTCGATACCGGGCATCGTCCCGCTGGTGGAGCGGCTGCGTGACGCCGGTGCCGCCTACGAGCTGGACGGCGACATCTACTTCTCCGTCGAGTCCGACGCCCACTTCGGCGAGGTCTCCGGCCTGGACGCCGACGCGATGCGGCTGCTGTCGGCCGAACGCGGCGGCGACCCGGAGCGCGAGGGCAAGAAGAACCCCCTCGACCCGATGCTGTGGATGGCCGCCCGCGACGGCGAGCCGAGCTGGGACGGCGGCTCGCTCGGCCGCGGCCGCCCCGGCTGGCACATCGAGTGCGTCGCCATCGCCCTGGAGCACCTGGGCATGGGCTTCGACGTCCAGGGCGGCGGCTCCGACCTCGCCTTCCCGCACCACGAGATGGGCGCCTCGCACGCCCAGGCCCTCACCGGCGAGCACCCGTTCGCCAAGGCGTATGTGCACGCCGGGATGGTGGCCCTGAACGGCGAGAAGATGTCCAAGTCCAAGGGCAATCTGGTCTTCGTCTCCGCGGTGCGCCGCGACGGCGTCGACCCGGCCGCGATCCGCCTGGCCCTGCTCGCCCACCACTACCGCGCCGACTGGGAGTGGACCGACGCGGTGCTGGACGAGGCCCTGGAACGGCTCGGGCGCTGGCGCGCCGCGGTCTCCCGCCCCGACGGTCCGGCCGCCGAGGCCCTCCTGGAGGAGATCCGTACGGCTCTCGCCGACGACCTGGACTCCCCGGCCGCCCTCGCCGCGGTGGACCGCTGGGCCGCCGCTCAGCAGGACGGCGGCGGTACCGACGAGGGCGCGCCGGGCCTCGTCTCCCGTGCCGTCGACGCGCTCCTGGGCGTGGCCCTCTGA
- a CDS encoding SCO1664 family protein: MPAPERIPAGRLSAVEPAAAPAAVPAPADRPATAAQEPVAGRMDAFLADGELTVRGQIREASNAVLYCTVERDGRTASCVYKPVAGERPLWDFPDGTLAQREVAAYEVSRATGWDLIPATVLRDGPYGTGMVQEWIEAPGGADDGEGDGAGEGDAEVPELLALIEDAEPGPGWKAVGYADIGEGRTALLVHADHPWLRRLAVLDAVINNGDRKGGHLLSGAGGRLFAIDHGVTFNAEDKLRTLLWGWAGEPLTEEAVEVLRGLREALADGAPLAARLAELITGAEIAALRERVAELLRTGRHPEPSGQWPAIPWPPV, from the coding sequence ATGCCCGCGCCAGAACGGATACCGGCGGGACGCCTGAGCGCCGTGGAGCCCGCCGCCGCACCGGCCGCCGTGCCCGCGCCCGCGGACCGGCCGGCGACCGCTGCCCAGGAGCCCGTGGCGGGCCGGATGGACGCCTTCCTCGCCGACGGCGAGCTGACCGTGCGCGGGCAGATCCGGGAGGCGTCCAACGCGGTGCTCTACTGCACGGTCGAACGCGACGGGCGCACCGCCTCCTGCGTCTACAAGCCGGTGGCGGGCGAGCGCCCGCTGTGGGACTTCCCCGACGGCACGCTCGCCCAGCGGGAGGTCGCCGCCTACGAGGTCTCCCGGGCCACCGGCTGGGACCTGATCCCGGCGACGGTGCTGCGGGACGGTCCGTACGGCACGGGCATGGTGCAGGAGTGGATCGAGGCGCCCGGCGGGGCGGACGACGGCGAGGGCGACGGTGCGGGCGAGGGCGACGCCGAGGTGCCCGAGCTGCTGGCGCTGATCGAGGACGCCGAGCCGGGGCCCGGCTGGAAGGCCGTCGGGTACGCGGACATCGGCGAGGGCCGTACGGCGCTGCTGGTGCACGCCGATCACCCCTGGCTGCGGCGGCTGGCGGTGCTCGACGCGGTGATCAACAACGGTGACCGCAAGGGCGGGCATCTGCTGTCGGGCGCCGGCGGGCGGCTCTTCGCCATCGACCACGGCGTCACCTTCAACGCCGAGGACAAACTGCGCACCCTGCTGTGGGGCTGGGCGGGCGAGCCGCTGACCGAGGAGGCGGTCGAGGTCCTGCGGGGGCTTCGGGAGGCGCTGGCGGACGGTGCGCCGCTCGCCGCCCGACTGGCCGAGCTGATCACCGGCGCCGAGATCGCGGCCCTGCGGGAGCGGGTGGCGGAGCTGCTGCGGACCGGCAGGCACCCCGAGCCCAGCGGGCAGTGGCCCGCGATTCCCTGGCCGCCGGTCTGA
- a CDS encoding DUF3090 domain-containing protein: protein MSRQVFFYDAPDRFVAGTVGLPGRRSFYLQATAAGRTTSVALEKTQVAALAERIDELLDEVVRRSGGSAPVPAVSPPELADTAPLESPVEEEFRVGTMALAWDGEDQRMIVEAQALVELEADSDEDLADAEERLLQDDENGPPMLRVRLTGTMARAFAKRALEVVNAGRPPCPLCSLPLDPEGHVCPRQNGYRRDA, encoded by the coding sequence TTGTCCCGTCAGGTGTTCTTCTACGACGCGCCGGACCGCTTCGTCGCCGGTACGGTCGGGCTGCCCGGACGCCGTAGCTTCTATCTTCAGGCCACCGCGGCCGGCCGCACCACCAGCGTCGCTCTGGAGAAGACCCAGGTCGCCGCGCTCGCCGAGCGGATCGACGAGCTGCTGGACGAGGTCGTGCGGCGCAGCGGCGGCAGTGCCCCGGTGCCCGCCGTCTCGCCGCCCGAGCTGGCCGACACCGCGCCGCTGGAGTCGCCGGTCGAGGAGGAGTTCCGGGTCGGCACCATGGCGCTGGCCTGGGACGGCGAGGACCAGCGGATGATCGTCGAGGCCCAGGCGCTGGTGGAGCTGGAGGCCGACAGCGACGAGGACCTCGCCGATGCCGAGGAGCGGCTGCTCCAGGACGACGAGAACGGCCCGCCGATGCTTCGGGTGCGCCTGACCGGCACGATGGCCCGGGCCTTCGCCAAGCGGGCCCTGGAAGTCGTCAATGCGGGCCGTCCGCCGTGCCCGCTGTGCAGCCTGCCGCTCGACCCGGAGGGACATGTATGCCCGCGCCAGAACGGATACCGGCGGGACGCCTGA